In Anomalospiza imberbis isolate Cuckoo-Finch-1a 21T00152 chromosome 26, ASM3175350v1, whole genome shotgun sequence, the following proteins share a genomic window:
- the TIMM17A gene encoding mitochondrial import inner membrane translocase subunit Tim17-A, with the protein MAHSQIRPYSAPRPALRCHWPARGRRSQSRAGRWWGRDKMEEYAREPCPWRIVDDCGGAFTMGAIGGGIFQAIKGFRNSPVGVNHRLRGSLTAIKTRAPQLGGSFAVWGGLFSMIDCSMVRMRGKEDPWNSITSGALTGAILAARNGPVAMVGSAAMGGILLALIEGAGILLTRFASTQFPNGPQLSEDPSQLQPPPFSDYRQYQ; encoded by the exons ATGGCGCACTCGCAGATACGTCCCTACTCCGCGCCTCGTCCTGCCCTCCGCTGCCATTggccggcgcggggccgccgcaGCCAATCGCGTGCGGGGAGGTGGTGGGGCCGGGACAAGATGGAGGAGTACGCTCGCGAGCCCTG tccCTGGAGGATAGTGGATGACTGTGGAGGAGCCTTCACCATGGGGGCCATAGGAGGGGGCATTTTCCAGGCTATCAAAGGCTTCCGAAATTCCCCAGTG GGTGTAAACCACCGGCTGCGGGGCAGTTTGACGGCTATTAAAACCAGAGCCCCACAACTGGGAG GGAGCTTTGCTGTCTGGGGAGGTCTCTTCTCCATGATTGACTGCAGTATGGTCAGAATGAGAGGGAAGGAAGATCCCTGGAATTCCATCACGAGCGGAGCCCTGACTGGAGCCATTTTAGCTGCAAGAA ATGGCCCGGTTGCCATGGTCGGATCTGCTGCGATGGGAGGAATTCTCCTGGCCCTAATCGAAGGAGCTGGAATTCTGCTGACAAGATTTGCCTCCACACAATTCCCAAATG GCCCACAGTTGTCAGAggatccatcccagctccagccacccCCGTTCAGTGACTACCGACAGTATCAATGA
- the LMOD1 gene encoding leiomodin-1, with product MSKVAKYRRQVSEDPDIDNLLSTLSPEEMEELEKELDVVDADGSIPVERSQTNQSENSSLGPQNCDTALNHHDKDTRRLLQREHSIDENRLSKNKRDKNEEENGKESPSKELAQKQDTKVGKDSKKEESVQKTDLKGKAETETKSKENKAMNDKVKAMEKKLMGKDKKEEEKGSVLKKDTGKDKKEEEKSSELKKDAGEDKKEEENSSYFKKKDAGKDKKEKEKVSAAKEETEKEKKQEEKDSASKDKGKDKKEEKSSESKKQAEKDIRGEGKKENDKKEEEKASAVKKSKADENDKSQTEAEKAEKLEEKQEAKAAAGSSPSKSSSSSSADQAKDDEASSIFDELIEKVKNNDAEVTEVNVNNSDCINNETLVRFTEALEFNTVVKVFALANTRADDHVAFAIAIMLKSNKVLTSINLDSNHITGKGILAIFRALLQNNTLTELRFHNQRHICGGKTEMEIAKLLKENTTLLKLGYHFELAGPRMTVTNLLSRNMDRQRQKRLQEQKLAQERGEKKDLLEVPKPGALPKGSPKVSPQPSPKASPKSSPKKGGAPTMPPPPPPPLAPPLMINENLKNSLSPATQRKLGDRALPVQEKNSRDQLLAAIRSSNLKQLKKVELPKLLQ from the exons ATGTCCAAAGTGGCCAAATACCGGCGACAAGTTAGTGAAGATCCAGATATAGACAATTTATTGTCTACTTTGTCTCCAGAGGAgatggaggagctggaaaaggAGCTGGATGTGGTGGATGCGGACGGGAGCATCCCTGTGGAGCGCAGTCAGACAAACCAATCAGAAAACTCCTCACTTGGCCCACAAAACTGTGACACGGCGCTCAACCACCACGACAAGGACACCAGGAGGCTCCTGCAGCGGGAGCACTCGATAGAC GAAAACAGGTTGAGCAAGAATAAGAGAGacaaaaatgaagaagaaaatggaaaagaatcTCCTTCCAAAGAACTGGCCCAGAAACAAGATACTAAAGTGGGGAAAGACtctaaaaaggaagaaagtgtTCAGAAAACAGACCTGAAAGGTAAAGCTGAGACTGAGACCAAGAGCAAAGAGAACAAAGCAATGAACGATAAAGTCAAGGCCATGGAGAAAAAGTTGatggggaaggacaagaaggaggaagagaagggtTCAGTGTTGAAGAAGGACACAGGGAAGGacaaaaaggaggaagagaagagctCAGAGTTGAAGAAAGATGCAGGAGAGGataaaaaggaggaagagaacaGCTcgtattttaaaaagaaggatgcaggaaaggataaaaaggaaaaagagaaggtcTCAGCAGCAaaggaggagacagagaaggaaaaaaagcaagaagaaaaggatTCAGCATCAAAGGACAAAGGGAAGGacaaaaaggaggagaaaagttCAGAATCAAAGAAACAGGCAGAAAAAGACATAAGAGGGGAAGGTAAGaaagaaaatgacaaaaaagaagaggaaaaggctTCAGCTGTGAAAAAATCCAAGGCAGATGAGAATGATAAATCCCagacagaagcagaaaaggcagaaaagttggaggagaaacaggaggccaaggcagcagctgggagcagcccttcCAAGtcttcctccagcagctctgcagatcAAGCCAAGGATGATGAAGCCTCCAGCATCTTTGACGAGCTCATCGAGAAGGTGAAGAACAATGATGCTGAGGTGACCGAGGTCAATGTGAACAACTCCGACTGCATCAACAACGAGACCCTGGTGCGCTTCACCGAGGCCCTGGAATTCAACACTGTGGTCAAGGTGTTTGCCCTGGCTAACACGCGCGCTGATGACCATGTGGCCTTTGCCATTGCCATAATGCTCAAGTCCAACAAGGTGCTGACAAGCATCAACTTGGACTCCAACCACATCACAGGCAAGGGTATCCTGGCCATTTTCCGGGCACTGTTACAGAACAACACACTGACGGAGCTACGTTTCCACAACCAGCGGCACATCTGTGGGGGAAAAACAGAGATGGAGATTGCCAAGCTCCTGAAAGAGAACACCACACTCCTCAAGCTAGGCTACCATTTCGAGCTGGCTGGGCCACGCATGACCGTCACCAACCTGCTGAGCCGAAACATGGACAGGCAGAGGCAGAAACGCCTCCAGGAGCAGAAACTGGCACAGGAACGGGGGGAGAAGAAAGACCTCCTGGAGGTACCCAAGCCTGGAGCACTGCCAAAGGGGTCCCCCAAGGTATCCCCACAGCCATCCCCCAAGGCTTCCCCCAAAAGCTCTCCCAAGAAAGGAGGGGCACCCACCATGCCacccccacctcctcctccactcGCCCCACCACTGATGATCAATGAGAACCTGAAGAACTCGCTCTCGCCAGCTACACAGAGGAAGTTGGGAGACCGAGCGCTGCCAGTCCAGGAGAAGAACTCTCGAGATCAGCTCCTGGCAGCCATTCGCTCCAGCAACCTCAAACAGCTCAAGAAg GTGGAGTTGCCGAAGCTGCTGCAGTAG